In Bradyrhizobium sp. CCBAU 051011, the following are encoded in one genomic region:
- the uxuA gene encoding mannonate dehydratase, with amino-acid sequence MLQGWRWYGPNDPVSLDDIRQAGATDVVTALHQVPIGEAWTRAAVEERKNLIENSQPGRSPLTWSVVESIPIPDDVKRLGGKATRSIEVWIASLEAVAASGIKIICYNFMPVVDWCRTDLEWELPNGAKAMRFDQDRFAAFDLHILQRPEAPAEYSEAAQRRARQVYEAMTQADIDVLVTNIASALPGSTTDPLTIPQFRDRLQQYRGIDSNVLRQHLSEFLARVAPVAEGLGVKLTLHPDDPPRPLFGLPRIASSAEDYQALFDAVPSKANGICFCTGSLGVRAENDLPAMAKRFAPRIGFAHLRATKREADGLSLFESDHLDGDVDMIAVLKALLTENRTRSSSDQIVFRPDHGHRMLDDLAATKRTNPGYTAIGRLRGLAELRGAIRAIEHAG; translated from the coding sequence ATGCTGCAGGGATGGCGGTGGTACGGGCCCAATGATCCCGTATCGCTCGACGATATCAGGCAGGCCGGCGCGACCGATGTGGTGACGGCGCTGCATCAGGTGCCGATCGGGGAGGCCTGGACGCGCGCAGCGGTCGAAGAGCGCAAGAACCTGATCGAGAACAGTCAGCCTGGTCGCTCGCCGCTGACTTGGTCGGTGGTGGAATCGATTCCGATACCTGACGACGTGAAGCGGCTCGGGGGCAAGGCGACGCGCTCGATCGAGGTGTGGATCGCCAGCCTCGAGGCGGTTGCGGCTAGCGGCATCAAGATCATCTGCTATAATTTCATGCCTGTGGTGGACTGGTGCCGCACCGATCTCGAATGGGAACTGCCGAACGGCGCCAAGGCCATGCGCTTCGACCAGGACCGGTTCGCGGCGTTCGATCTGCACATCCTGCAGCGCCCCGAGGCGCCCGCGGAATATTCCGAGGCCGCGCAGCGTCGCGCAAGGCAGGTCTATGAAGCGATGACGCAGGCCGATATCGATGTCCTCGTCACCAACATAGCCAGCGCGCTGCCGGGCTCCACCACCGATCCGCTGACGATCCCGCAATTCCGCGACCGCTTGCAGCAATACCGCGGCATCGATTCCAACGTGCTGCGCCAACACCTGAGCGAATTCCTCGCTCGCGTGGCGCCAGTCGCCGAAGGGCTCGGCGTGAAGCTGACGCTGCATCCGGACGACCCGCCGCGCCCGCTGTTCGGCCTGCCGCGCATCGCCTCGTCGGCGGAGGACTATCAGGCGCTGTTCGACGCCGTGCCGTCGAAAGCCAACGGCATCTGCTTCTGCACCGGCTCGCTCGGCGTGCGTGCGGAGAATGATCTGCCTGCGATGGCCAAGCGCTTTGCGCCGCGGATCGGCTTTGCCCATTTGCGCGCGACCAAGCGGGAGGCCGACGGACTGTCGCTCTTCGAGTCCGATCATCTCGACGGCGATGTCGACATGATCGCGGTGCTGAAAGCGCTGCTCACCGAGAACCGCACACGTTCGTCCAGCGACCAGATCGTGTTCCGGCCAGATCACGGCCATCGCATGCTCGACGATCTCGCCGCGACCAAGCGCACCAATCCCGGCTATACCGCGATCGGGCGTCTGCGGGGACTAGCCGAGTTGCGCGGCGCCATTCGCGCCATTGAACACGCCGGGTAA
- a CDS encoding ABC transporter ATP-binding protein → MSDAPSNVPVLQVDSLVKHFAVTRGLIRRKTIGLVRAVEDVSFEIARGETLALVGESGCGKSTTGRLILRLMDPTSGSVRFKGKEIADLDKDALRRMRRHMQIIFQDPYASLNPRMTVGEILAEPLRVHEIGDDASREARGRELLDIVGLLPEHARRYPHQFSGGQRQRIGIARALAANPDLIVCDEPVSALDVSIQAQIVNLLQNLQQRFGLSYLFIAHDLAVVKHISDRVAVMYLGKLVEIADKKTLYDRPLHPYTQALLAAIPKPDPALRTKRVMLQGDVPSPFKPPTGCRFHTRCPHAQARCSAEEPELREAASGHRVACHFFETIPVPTILARAGLATGKFAERLAAFEAAKQGLKPADAQLPGVFNGANGAAQLG, encoded by the coding sequence CGGTCGAGGATGTCAGCTTCGAGATCGCCCGCGGCGAGACGTTGGCCCTGGTCGGCGAATCCGGCTGCGGCAAGTCGACCACCGGACGCCTGATCCTGCGCTTGATGGACCCGACCTCCGGCTCGGTGCGTTTCAAGGGGAAGGAAATCGCCGATCTCGACAAGGATGCGTTGCGCCGGATGCGTCGGCACATGCAGATTATCTTCCAGGATCCCTACGCCTCGCTCAATCCGCGCATGACCGTCGGCGAAATCCTGGCCGAGCCGCTGCGGGTTCACGAGATCGGCGACGATGCCTCGCGCGAGGCCCGCGGCCGTGAGCTCCTCGATATCGTCGGCCTGCTGCCCGAGCATGCCAGGCGCTATCCGCATCAGTTCTCGGGCGGGCAACGCCAGCGCATCGGCATCGCGCGGGCGCTCGCCGCCAATCCCGATCTGATCGTCTGCGACGAGCCGGTGTCGGCGCTCGACGTCTCGATCCAGGCGCAGATCGTCAACCTTCTGCAGAATCTGCAGCAGCGCTTTGGCCTTTCCTATCTGTTCATCGCCCACGATCTGGCCGTGGTGAAGCACATCAGCGATCGCGTCGCGGTGATGTATTTGGGCAAGCTGGTCGAAATCGCCGACAAGAAGACGCTCTACGACCGGCCGTTGCACCCCTATACCCAGGCGCTGCTCGCGGCGATCCCAAAACCCGATCCTGCCTTGCGCACCAAACGCGTGATGCTGCAGGGCGACGTACCGAGCCCCTTCAAACCGCCGACCGGCTGCCGCTTCCACACCCGCTGCCCCCATGCGCAGGCGCGCTGCTCGGCCGAGGAGCCGGAGCTGCGCGAAGCGGCATCCGGCCATCGCGTGGCCTGTCATTTCTTTGAAACGATACCCGTACCAACCATTCTCGCGCGAGCCGGCCTGGCGACCGGAAAATTCGCCGAGCGGCTGGCGGCCTTCGAGGCGGCCAAACAGGGGCTGAAACCGGCAGACGCGCAGTTACCCGGCGTGTTCAATGGCGCGAATGGCGCCGCGCAACTCGGCTAG